From the Acidilutibacter cellobiosedens genome, one window contains:
- a CDS encoding sugar-binding transcriptional regulator: MQRRILTTICQMYYEQNLTQQQIANKTGLTRMKISRSLQKAKDMGIVRIIIDYSGLYLELESEINSKYQLKETIIVDSSMNNDMKNQVASTAAYYLENNLTKNSTIAIGWGSTMSRVSNFIQDMSNMKLLFSPIIGGHGKSELDMHATTISSNLAKKTGCNSLSLLAPALVKSKKEKELLMDDTHIKEVINQTKRADYALFSLGSPLVKDSSLSKSGYLSDDDLKQLKDEGAVCDIVSIAFLNKDGNICCKNITDRSVGISESDLKNIPLKICIVEGEEKHDAVKVALKAGYINVLITDKDTAKFLVQ, encoded by the coding sequence ATGCAGCGGAGAATTTTAACGACTATATGTCAGATGTATTATGAACAAAATTTAACACAACAACAAATAGCAAATAAAACAGGCTTGACAAGAATGAAAATATCACGTTCTTTACAAAAAGCAAAGGATATGGGCATTGTCCGAATTATTATTGATTATAGCGGTTTATATTTAGAATTGGAATCTGAGATTAATAGTAAATATCAATTAAAGGAAACTATTATTGTTGACAGTTCAATGAATAATGATATGAAAAACCAAGTTGCCAGTACTGCTGCTTATTATTTAGAAAACAATTTGACTAAGAATTCAACAATTGCAATTGGATGGGGATCGACAATGAGCAGAGTATCTAATTTTATTCAAGATATGTCCAATATGAAATTGTTATTTTCACCTATTATAGGGGGACACGGCAAAAGTGAACTTGATATGCATGCGACAACAATATCTTCTAATCTGGCAAAAAAAACGGGATGTAATTCATTATCTTTATTAGCTCCTGCATTAGTTAAGAGTAAAAAGGAAAAGGAACTTTTAATGGATGATACACACATTAAGGAAGTTATTAATCAGACTAAACGTGCCGATTATGCTCTATTTAGCTTAGGTTCACCTTTAGTAAAGGATAGTAGTTTAAGCAAATCAGGATATCTTTCGGACGATGACTTAAAACAGTTGAAAGATGAAGGTGCTGTTTGTGATATTGTTTCTATAGCGTTTTTAAACAAGGATGGAAACATTTGCTGTAAGAATATAACAGATAGAAGTGTAGGTATTAGTGAAAGTGATTTAAAAAATATACCACTGAAAATTTGTATAGTGGAGGGCGAAGAAAAACATGATGCTGTAAAAGTTGCTTTGAAAGCCGGATATATTAATGTTTTGATTACGGACAAGGATACGGCCAAGTTTTTAGTTCAATAA
- a CDS encoding PTS sugar transporter subunit IIB, whose amino-acid sequence MKTYKILVSCGSGIATSTVIANRVKKLCEDNEIDVSIKQVKIVEVEKLAPDYDLIVSSTRVPNTVKTPSIFAISYLTGVNQEATDKEVVSKLKHIVEK is encoded by the coding sequence ATGAAAACCTATAAGATTCTTGTTTCCTGCGGTAGCGGCATTGCAACAAGTACGGTTATTGCAAATAGGGTAAAGAAGCTGTGTGAAGACAATGAAATAGACGTATCAATAAAACAAGTCAAAATAGTAGAAGTTGAAAAATTAGCACCTGATTATGATTTGATAGTTTCGAGTACAAGAGTACCAAATACAGTGAAAACGCCTTCAATATTTGCAATAAGTTATTTAACCGGAGTAAATCAAGAAGCAACAGATAAAGAGGTTGTATCTAAATTAAAACATATTGTAGAAAAATAG